In Maniola hyperantus chromosome 13, iAphHyp1.2, whole genome shotgun sequence, one genomic interval encodes:
- the LOC138403196 gene encoding ecdysone oxidase-like, whose amino-acid sequence MLGGSSSINAMYYVRGQDHDYQSWYAEGNPSWSPENVNTYFRKAENLQDMKLNEIPEIYDKYGHDGPFVINTFNHTFNEIGHNILDSWDHIGIKKVPDINAVKFKGQGLCAISRAAAANGQRSSTYSTYLKSASNRPNLRVFTNAFVTKILMDDNRRAYGVEVEINGKLRTILADREVIISAGSINTPQLLMLSGIGPEEELISHNIPIKVNLPAVGQNLQDHAYVPIPIYADVPGPENEGEKTFEILKYVYDKTGYLAHEFIMNLAAFFSRTEDMSYPEFQCHTIILRQNSSLARSYLSAFKDEVADSFMQYQSTKALFLIAFHLLHPYSKGNICLKSSNPHDHPIINAKYYSDERDVQASGDAIQIITKLLDTPKFKSMNAFIPKINLSPCNEWEYLSNDYWKCYAKHVSQTVFHPIGTAKMGPKPQDSVVDNFLKVHGVEGLRVIDASVMPSETSGNTMAPVIMIGEMGSDMIKKEYGVSK is encoded by the coding sequence ATGCTTGGTGGTTCCAGTTCAATTAACGCTATGTATTATGTAAGAGGACAGGATCACGATTATCAGTCGTGGTATGCTGAAGGAAATCCAAGCTGGTCACCGGAAAATGTAAATACATATTTCAGAAAGGCAGAAAATTTACAAGATATGAAACTTAACGAAATTCCTGAAATATATGATAAGTATGGACACGACGGTCCGTTTGTGATTAACACATTTAATCATACATTTAACGAAATAGGTCACAATATTTTAGACTCATGGGATCATATTGGAATCAAAAAGGTACCTGATATTAACGCCGTCAAGTTCAAAGGACAGGGATTGTGTGCAATATCAAGAGCAGCTGCGGCAAATGGACAAAGATCAAGCACCTATAGTACTTATTTGAAATCAGCAAGCAATAGGCCGAATTTAAGAGTTTTTACAAATGCCTTTGTGACAAAAATATTAATGGATGATAATCGACGAGCCTACGGAGTAGAAGTTGAAATAAATGGAAAACTAAGGACGATTTTGGCAGATCGGGAAGTAATTATTAGTGCTGGATCTATAAACACCCCACAACTGCTAATGCTATCTGGTATAGGTCCTGAAGAAGAATTAATTTCTCATAATATCCCAATTAAAGTAAATTTACCAGCTGTTGGTCAAAATTTACAAGATCACGCTTATGTTCCAATACCAATTTATGCGGATGTACCAGGACCCGAAAATGAAGGTGAAAAAACGTTcgaaattttaaaatacgtaTATGATAAAACCGGATATTTAGCACATGAGTTTATAATGAATTTGGCCGCTTTCTTTTCTCGAACTGAAGACATGTCTTATCCAGAGTTTCAATGTCACACTATAATACTTAGACAAAATTCATCTCTTGCACGATCCTATCTCAGTGCATTTAAAGATGAAGTAGCAGATTCTTTTATGCAATACCAGTCGACAAAAGCTTTATTCCTAATTGCATTTCACCTTTTACATCCCTATTCAAAAGGTAATATTTGTTTAAAGTCATCAAACCCACATGATCATCCCATTATCAATGCAAAATATTACAGTGATGAAAGGGATGTTCAAGCATCAGGCGATGCCATACAAATAATAACTAAATTACTAGACACTCCCAAGTTCAAATCTATGAACGCTTTTATTCCTAAAATAAATTTGTCCCCATGTAACGAATGGGAATATCTAAGTAATGATTATTGGAAATGCTACGCAAAGCATGTAAGTCAAACAGTTTTTCATCCAATAGGAACAGCAAAAATGGGCCCGAAACCACAAGATTCAGTAGTAGACAACTTCTTAAAAGTTCATGGGGTAGAAGGGTTACGTGTTATAGATGCTAGTGTAATGCCATCTGAAACTAGTGGCAATACTATGGCACCCGTGATTATGATCGGAGAAATGGGATCCGACATGATTAAGAAGGAGTATGGAGTATCCAAATAA
- the LOC117987849 gene encoding ecdysone oxidase-like produces MPSHEVVHDRETFDFIIVGGGSAGSVVAKRLSEIRHWNVLLLEAGDKPPIESDIPNMAGTLRTTKYDWQYVTKSNVKKHQALKNGEVQMTRGKMLGGCSSINAMLYVRGQDQDFNSWYDAGNPSWSPEKVKKYFKKAENLQDMHLNKDHNIRESYGHEGPLIINSFNSTYRKLTQKILDSWDHIGIKKVKDINVARYQGYGISSILRVTAANGERQSTYKAYLNTEKNNQNLKILTNAFVTKILINSNSQAYGVKVDVNGKRKYFFANLEVIVSAGTINTPQLLMLSGIGPEEHLSAKNIFCRNNLPGVGKNLQDHNFIPVPIYSDEPGPENTDELNFEVIKYLYDKTGYLAQGAVSDLSAFFSRYKNMSYPEVQSQLVIIPKNSSNVRKGFEIFTNEVIDSFTRYNSDKSLLYFSLHILHPFSRGIVYLNTSNPYDHPIIDANYLGDNRDIQASVDGIKIISNLLNTPYFKSINAFIPRINLRQCNQYNFPSDLYWKCYSIHITSTVYHPVGTAKMGPDPKDSVVDNYLKVHGVRSLRVIDASIMPYITSGNTNAPTIMIGEMGSDMIKAQYLSYSYIYK; encoded by the exons ATGCCTTCACATGAAGTAGTACATG ATCGGGAGACATTTGATTTCATAATAGTGGGAGGCGGATCCGCAGGGAGTGTCGTAGCAAAGCGACTCAGTGAAATTAGGCATTGGAATGTATTGCTTCTTGAAGCAGGAGACAAGCCACCCATTGAATCTGAT ATACCCAACATGGCTGGTACATTACGAACCACCAAGTATGATTGGCAATATGTAACAAAAAGCAACGTTAAAAAGCATCAAGCATTGAAAAATGGTGAAGTACAAATGACTCGTGGAAAAATGCTTGGCGGATGCAGTTCTATCAACGCAATGCTTTACGTAAGAGGACAGGATCAAGATTTTAATTCGTGGTATGATGCAGGAAATCCCAGCTGGTCAcctgaaaaagtgaaaaaatattttaaaaaagcagAAAACCTTCAAGATATGCATCTCAACAAAGACCACAATATACGTGAAAGCTACGGCCATGAAGGACCACTCATAATTAATAGCTTCAATAGCACATATAGAAAACTAACTCAAAAAATTTTGGACTCCTGGGACCATATTGGAATAAAGAAGGTAAAAGATATTAACGTAGCCAGGTACCAAGGATATGGAATAAGTTCAATATTAAGAGTTACTGCGGCAAATGGAGAACGACAAAGCACTTACAAAGCTTACTtaaatacagaaaaaaataaccAAAATCTTAAAATTTTAACGAATGCTTTCGtgacaaaaattttaataaattccaATTCACAAGCATATGGTGTTAAGGTTGATGTTAATGGAaaacgaaaatatttttttgccaaTCTTGAAGTTATTGTTAGCGCCGGAACTATAAATACTCCCCAATTATTGATGTTGTCTGGAATAGGTCCTGAAGAACATCTGTCGGCtaagaatattttttgtagaaacAATTTGCCAGGTGTTGGCAAAAATCTACAGGACCATAATTTTATTCCTGTACCAATTTATAGCGATGAACCAGGACCAGAAAATACAGATGAATTAAATTTTGAGGTTATAAAATACCTTTACGATAAAACCGGCTATTTAGCACAGGGAGCTGTCAGCGATTTAAGTGCCTTTTTTTCTCGTTATAAAAATATGTCATATCCAGAGGTTCAAAGCCAATTAGTAATCATTCCGAAAAATTCATCAAATGTTCGGAAAGGTTTTGAGATATTTACGAATGAAGTAATAGATTCTTTCACACGTTACAATTCAgataaatcattattatatttttcattacatATCCTACACCCATTTTCAAGAGGGATCGTTTATCTAAATACGTCAAACCCATATGATCATCCAATTATTGATGCGAACTATTTAGGGGATAACAGAGATATTCAAGCATCGGTTGATGGTATAAAGATAATAAGTAATTTACTGAACACTCCGTATTTTAAATCTATCAATGCCTTCATTCCTAGAATAAATTTGAGACAATGTAACCAATATAACTTCCCAAGCGATTTATATTGGAAATGTTACTCAATACATATTACTTCTACTGTATATCATCCAGTAGGTACAGCAAAAATGGGCCCAGATCCAAAAGACTCAGTAGTAGATAATTACTTAAAGGTTCATGGTGTTAGGAGTTTACGTGTAATAGATGCTAGTATAATGCCATATATAACTAGTGGTAACACTAATGCACCCACGATTATGATCGGAGAAATGGGTTCTGATATGATTAAGGCTCAATACTTAAGTTatagttatatttataaataa